A genome region from Plasmodium vivax chromosome 11, whole genome shotgun sequence includes the following:
- a CDS encoding hypothetical protein, conserved (encoded by transcript PVX_113380A) yields the protein MTLPTSETPIKLVLTNSNRHKSTEEALQFFCEEEETHQERGISQGSHADYPPTDDANGIAEELLGELLYIGVIIKHANKLHSKESIKNWLKRSANYHVRVDIVFVSDNGVEASALAYKFHLQEENYFDGEQRRVHRRVLARRRGSPHNGGDPSDGVEKNQEKNAPTSGTPPGEIAWQVDQERVLFPLDSHKQACDEMEDSLLATEQYQVEGVIYFLELPLTISQRYLNEKLLVKVQLSESSKADTWKSGNCFLNDKQVNDLRRIFTYPSLLLSNVRWSSTFTSGMALEGGKKRKKKRNTEGSGAVGGGDDDDDDDNDSDDGDDDDDDQDGDRGDQGDPFPHSGEDVRSFPPSVDMHSICRGINKLEEHVHSASYANRGFKKISLTKPIVVTKPLNIKCTIMEPYLHLEIENVTKQNSVHIHELFSRSVHIDSRDPFPFSLLPEETYSLYLPIVSFAQELSQRSSQDRERMRGSQRSSIYSADVSSGLQNTLHGIDAGASLYNPFFLGAEGGAPHQMGKRRSSDAHQRASQLADVTKRLKNRNQISCVPFEDKNKRLSFHCQSDKSIITLSVKWSIDDTPDNCIWSQYCMEVEMPTPHSFSLEVSFVKEINSSSVLMAVFSFYNSHHEDIDILIEMQDESATLNNDVHSSLISFSSLIHVGVIKPFQRRSVSVRMLAIMFGVHNVPFVKIVNRLNDAAFYVDLGSILVTE from the coding sequence ATGACGCTGCCCACCAGCGAAACACCAATCAAACTTGTGCTGACGAACAGCAACCGGCACAAAAGCACCGAGGAGGCTTTGCAATTCTTctgcgaagaggaggagacaCACCAGGAGAGAGGCATTTCCCAGGGGAGCCACGCTGACTACCCCCCCACAGATGACGCGAATGGCATAGCGGAAGAACTCCTGGGTGAACTCCTCTACATAGGGGTCATCATCAAGCATGCCAATAAATTACACTCCAAAGAAAGCATTAAAAATTGGTTAAAGCGAAGTGCAAACTATCACGTCCGTGTGGACATCGTATTCGTGAGTGACAATGGGGTGGAAGCATCCGCACTGGCATATAAATTCCATTTGCAGGAGGAAAACTATTTCGATGGTGAACAGAGGAGAGTGCACAGGAGGGTGCTGGCCAGGAGAAGGGGGTCTCCTCACAACGGGGGGGACCCCTCAGAtggggtagaaaaaaatcagGAGAAAAATGCACCAACCAGTGGGACACCCCCAGGGGAGATTGCATGGCAGGTGGACCAAGAGAGAGTTCTCTTCCCATTGGATAGTCACAAACAGGCATGCGATGAGATGGAAGATTCTCTCCTTGCAACGGAGCAATACCAAGTGGAGGGGGTCATTTATTTTCTGGAGCTCCCACTTACCATTTCGCAAAGGTACCTCAACGAGAAGCTACTGGTGAAGGTCCAGCTGAGCGAAAGCTCCAAGGCTGACACGTGGAAGAGTGGGAACTGCTTCCTCAACGATAAACAGGTGAATGACTTGAGGAGGATTTTCACCTACCCGTCGCTGCTGCTGAGCAATGTGCGCTGGTCGTCGACCTTTACGTCTGGAATGGCGCTcgaagggggaaagaagaggaaaaaaaaaaggaacactgAGGGGAGTGGCGCGGTTGGCGGCGgtgacgacgatgatgacgatgataACGATAGCGACGATGgcgacgatgatgacgatgacCAAGATGGTGACCGTGGCGACCAGGGCGACCCCTTCCCGCACAGCGGAGAGGACGTGCGCAGCTTCCCGCCGAGCGTCGACATGCACAGCATATGCAGAGGCATAAACAAGCTGGAGGAGCACGTGCACAGCGCGAGCTACGCAAACAGaggcttcaaaaaaattagccTCACCAAGCCAATCGTCGTCACCAAGCCGCTCAACATCAAGTGCACCATAATGGAGCCCTACCTCCACCtcgaaattgaaaatgtgaCGAAACAGAACAGCGTGCATATTCATGAGCTCTTCTCTAGATCGGTGCACATTGACAGTAGGGacccctttcccttttctctcCTCCCGGAAGAGACCTACAGTCTTTACCTTCCCATTGTAAGCTTCGCACAGGAACTCTCGCAGAGGAGTTCCCAAGACAGGGAGAGGATGAGGGGCTCCCAGCGTAGCTCTATCTACTCTGCTGATGTGAGCTCTGGCCTACAGAACACTCTCCACGGCATCGATGCAGGTGCTTCACTGTATAACCCCTTCTTCCTCGGAGCCGAAGGAGGGGCCCCTCACCAGATGGGCAAACGCCGCAGCAGTGACGCGCACCAGCGGGCAAGCCAACTTGCAGACGTGACGAAgaggttaaaaaatagaaatcaAATTTCGTGCGTCCCATTTGAAGATAAGAACAAACGGTTGTCCTTCCACTGCCAAAGCGACAAAAGCATCATCACCCTGTCGGTCAAATGGAGCATCGACGATACGCCGGATAACTGCATATGGTCCCAGTACTGCATGGAGGTGGAGATGCCAACACCGCACAGCTTCAGCCTGGAAGTTTCCTTCGTAAAGGAAATCAATTCTTCCTCCGTCCTTATGGCcgtcttttcattttataactCCCACCACGAGGATATAGACATCCTCATCGAGATGCAAGACGAGAGTGCTACCCTGAACAACGACGTCCACTCTTCGCTCATTTCCTTTAGCTCGCTAATCCACGTGGGAGTCATCAAACCATTTCAGCGCAGGTCCGTCAGCGTCCGAATGCTCGCCATCATGTTCGGCGTGCACAACGTCCCCTTCGTCAAAATTGTCAATCGCCTGAACGACGCTGCGTTTTACGTCGACTTGGGGTCCATCCTCGTCACGGAGTAG
- a CDS encoding hypothetical protein, conserved (encoded by transcript PVX_113375A), which translates to MIKLDVFKLAKMGPSKGKGPLIAKYAPVGFKKGFGAIGLGRHTKKGFFIINKMLVPNFRVPDLSDCNLKPYVSKKTPLIVMKKQLGPRRKILN; encoded by the exons ATGATCAAACTGGACGTTTTCAAGTTGGCCAAAATGGGGCCGAGTAAGGGGAAGGGGCCACTCATCGCGAAGTACGCTCCTGTTGGGTTCAAGAAAGGATTCGGGGCTATCGGGCTGGGAAGGCACACGAAAAAGG GCTTCTTCATCATTAACAAAATGCTGGTGCCCAACTTTCGAGTCCCAGACCTGAGCGATTGCAAC CTAAAACCTTATGTCTCGAAGAAAACTCCCCTCATCGTCATGAAGAAGCAGTTGGGCCCCCGCCGAAAAATCCTCAACTGA
- a CDS encoding hypothetical protein, conserved (encoded by transcript PVX_113370A): MQSVGLESDPVEAIAGALAAGADVDGGVSGVSGVSGGGSDDVSGDASGHVSTDSTSDVRAAAPAAATAGEPLLEETTQMGDPPRCKQVKLKSEPVILIDKVERCLVVEWFENEIRREQRISYKKYGNDKAKVRAKELIEKLKAGITFEQLYPDKGPPIVRVYKDVGIYRVSLIRDRTEREWRVEWTDNETPMKARWSCKKVGNNEAKQRAETFAQSMIEGVFNPILLHKATGTRFSRSDRTVVKINVYMKKNVKRKNKCKMLRGGDKPPLVKGKAIKNGFRRGKMKHVSDTVDGSLVEGSDALNRNETYSGTPLSNFFLQNEGATLDGRTDANYGGRTEEEDAKVATPEESYLLSEYHLGGGMPMKKRHYKPRGKGAKGERMKKTPKEGSKLKGKMAHRVKDSTRGAMGGPAEEGLAGECGAAQTNGPAELDLFSCCAELGNVDPPPFSSNSNHLKNEPDRCDPLSMPYSDNGGGIFNCNKSGAQEVGGMTSGYLFPCEQYEGYRAGGDYSRYAYAARSAAHAVYVNYGVQHGALHYGGERYGGLQRGDLQRGDLHRGDVPAFHYGGEDPFARSHTTRSEYLPGGGALPAGHYASGAVLRGERYPPYMVSYGGGMAPHMGEMHRGVASVAMHRGAAAEAMQRDGFFHRRDEPNGGSFRDVVGDPQGGGLLPQKSHIKSRKHVRQRICHLKKIKREAGGNDVEGKDPHKGGERSKGTKCLPVGGSGIMGVGGISGVGGVGDPPPASHKAERKKRKRSANRNFKGEDFLLDEELSKYFSTYQKVQLRKNQKALRNQLNGVMGHVVGDSMGVCRGRRYNHITGDVCGEKTTTTVVHGGGAHLRALSQQELGGGQDGTYGHSEVVPTVKRSSSVDANKNDNVLMNARVIPLENAGGDLLTEEAATKPRRRTKHCRFSRASQSALSRVDTINQKEDSLYYGNANGMMASYRMFKADGERDASACGAFGSYAVGNMAGMLVSDSGFAPQLSNHHEGSSGDVMNDRTEGDSSAGGLLPSGLHYGAEQQGSIGVDCGGNAGELVDPSRSDAAEGKTHLMNLRRARRRSTPMSSDHPVGSDHPVSSDHPVSSDHPSEVLKKDISNCPPVRNSTIEFVDNPRGYRVPYEYQSQVFYEHFEVPLNSQKEFELQQRYFACLFSLHILAVGWNTNKNARVEDYMQELSDPAFRLLAMGGVDSCGDAPRHDGSPASEKGRQSGQLEGRLTVLNRGELQNGGFLTSNRLANETSGADYCYFNPAGGTAGGSLINDALNEAHQLGPPGGEQEVGGMSKYECEHLMSGPHGGGGLSGFGGVSSLGGLAGPGYACAQGVGGMGGPYSACMMGSINGTVNAAVNVAVNAAVNVEVNAAVNAAVGVDYQLGSAHGKDAAACLNGVDSNPSGVNGACANSGEGMNDVRGANAEGLMLPNVNYPNGLNSTHLHGEHMVNPSMHSNGNMPYDHEGERNLEYTQNYMYKVNPLNMSNVDEASYEHPLSRDTALPFHKEVTMVNGSPWEGREENEAAFDAANTEVANHYNGFTNQANHIPMVGAQGEEGCYPNLQSSMGKNSELDALAACGRDDNPYGVGSVEYDEVPIGGRRDVASGGQCSLGDTSYVESADLCVRKGGAFEMVGEVHHGQGEQSPVRQPPVREVPANEYDLVTIGEKDAPPQRMGYINLPYDRGDALNGDKLNSEVMEEHAEGTGKGDYLYYSGYSHADNGTGMPERDLHNCGEEANYNTVAKSNDECSSGSPHGNGEYSVHDKPHYEFGHMLQVFPNYEQLQREGSCQDNVVDRQAQSQFGDAHYRFGVCSAGAQPPTGEVVPGQQHTDELSGSGSQNGSPSGSHSGSQNGSHMGSHRDSRNTTPNSYDDVAYNSYFKKAKLTSTSISTPLTNMKDMNSYEYFASRKMIDKLRSTSNSSTINTEYLPSNLLNSISMNNVCLSNNVNEQGQK; the protein is encoded by the coding sequence ATGCAGAGCGTCGGCCTGGAGTCAGACCCTGTGGAGGCAATCGCGGGGGCTCTAGCGGCCGGGGCCGATGTGGATGGCGGTGTTAGTggcgttagcggcgttagcggtgGTGGGAGTGACGATGTGAGCGGAGATGCTAGCGGTCATGTTAGTACCGATTCAACTTCGGATGTGCGTGCCGCTGCCCCTGCCGCTGCCACGGCTGGTGAACCGCTCCTCGAGGAGACCACCCAGATGGGAGACCCACCCAGGTGCAAGCAAGTGAAGCTGAAGAGCGAGCCAGTCATCCTGATAGACAAAGTCGAACGCTGTCTAGTGGTCGAGTGGTTCGAAAATGAAATCAGAAGGGAGCAGAGAATTTCCTATAAAAAGTATGGAAACGATAAGGCAAAAGTAAGAGCAAAAGAATtgatagaaaaattaaaggcaGGCATAACGTTCGAGCAGCTATACCCAGACAAAGGACCACCCATCGTTCGAGTGTATAAAGATGTGGGAATATACAGAGTGTCTTTGATAAGAGACAGAACTGAAAGGGAATGGAGAGTCGAATGGACAGACAATGAAACTCCAATGAAGGCCAGATGGTCATGTAAAAAAGTGGGCAATAATGAGGCAAAGCAAAGAGCAGAGACATTCGCGCAAAGTATGATCGAAGGGGTTTTTaatcccattttgcttcacAAGGCTACGGGCACTAGGTTTTCAAGGTCAGACAGAACCGTTGTAAAGATAAATGTGTATATGAAGAAGAATGtcaagaggaaaaataagtGCAAGATGCTCAGGGGAGGGGATAAACCTCCCTTGGTTAAAGGAAAGGCAATCAAAAATGGGTTcaggagaggaaaaatgaaacatgTGAGTGACACCGTTGATGGTTCACTTGTGGAAGGATCGGATGCTCTTAATAGGAACGAGACCTACAGTGGAACCCCCttgagcaatttttttcttcaaaatgaaggtGCCACGTTGGATGGAAGGACAGATGCTAATTATGGGGGGAGAaccgaagaggaggatgccAAAGTGGCTACCCCTGAGGAGAGTTACCTCCTGAGTGAGTACCATCTCGGGGGAGGAATGCCTATGAAGAAGAGGCATTACAAGCCGAGGGGAAAGGGCGCGAAAGGGgagaggatgaagaagacgCCAAAGGAGGGTTCAAAattgaaggggaaaatggcGCACCGGGTAAAGGACTCGACGAGGGGTGCAATGGGAGGCCCTGCGGAGGAAGGTTTGGCGGGTGAATGCGGAGCGGCTCAAACGAATGGCCCAGCCGAACTGGACCTTTTCAGCTGCTGCGCAGAATTGGGTAACGTAGACCCTCCTCCCTTCTCATCCAACAGTAACCACCTGAAGAATGAGCCAGACAGGTGCGACCCCTTGTCCATGCCGTATAGCGACAATGGGGGGGGGATCTTCAATTGTAATAAAAGTGGGGCCCAAGAAGTTGGGGGCATGACGAGCGGCTACCTCTTCCCCTGTGAGCAGTACGAAGGGTaccgcgcggggggggactACTCCAGGTATGCGTATGCAGCGAGGAGCGCAGCCCACGCGGTTTACGTGAATTACGGCGTGCAGCATGGGGCTCTGCATTATGGGGGTGAGCGTTATGGAGGTCTGCAGCGTGGTGATCTGCAGCGTGGTGACTTGCACCGTGGCGATGTGCCCGCTTTCCATTACGGGGGGGAGGATCCCTTCGCGAGGAGCCACACCACTCGGAGTGAGTATCTTCCGGGGGGAGGCGCTCTGCCTGCTGGTCACTACGCGAGCGGCGCTGTGTTGAGAGGAGAGCGGTATCCCCCCTACATGGTGAGTTACGGCGGGGGAATGGCCCCCCACATGGGGGAGATGCATAGGGGGGTAGCCTCGGTGGCTATGCATAGAGGGGCCGCCGCGGAGGCTATGCAGAGGGACGGCTTCTTCCACCGTAGGGACGAACCAAACGGGGGGTCATTTCGCGACGTTGTGGGGGACCCCCAGGGGGGTGGCCTTCTCCCCCAGAAGAGCCACATCAAAAGTAGGAAACACGTCAGGCAGCGCATCTgtcatttgaagaaaataaagcgCGAGGCGGGTGGGAACGACGTGGAGGGGAAGGACCCCCACAAGGGAGGCGAGAGGAGTAAGGGGACCAAGTGCTTGCCCgtaggggggagcggcattATGGGGGTTGGCGGCATTAGCGGGGTCGGCGGAGTGGGCGACCCCCCCCCAGCTTCGCACAAAgcagaaagaaaaaaacgaaagcgaAGCGCGAATCGGAATTTCAAAGGGGAGGACTTCCTACTGGATGAGGAGTTGTCTAAGTATTTTTCCACCTACCAGAAGGTTCAGTTGaggaaaaatcaaaaggCCCTGCGGAATCAGCTGAATGGAGTTATGGGTCATGTTGTGGGTGACTCCATGGGAGTGTGCAGAGGAAGGCGGTATAACCACATCACCGGGGACGTGTGTGGGGAGAAGACCACCACCACCGTCGTGCATGGGGGGGGTGCTCATTTGAGAGCGCTTAGTCAGCAAGAGTTGGGGGGAGGACAAGACGGCACCTACGGGCATAGCGAAGTGGTACCCACCGTGAAAAGGAGCTCCAGTGTTGATgctaacaaaaatgataacgTGCTGATGAACGCTAGGGTGATCCCCCTTGAAAATGCAGGGGGGGACCTCCTGACGGAAGAAGCTGCAACGAAGCCGAGGAGACGAACGAAGCATTGTAGGTTCAGTCGCGCTAGCCAAAGTGCTCTAAGCAGGGTAGACACGATTAACCAAAAGGAGGATTCACTTTATTATGGTAATGCAAATGGGATGATGGCGTCTTACAGGATGTTCAAGGCAGATGGGGAGAGAGACGCCTCTGCGTGCGGCGCCTTCGGATCGTACGCGGTGGGAAATATGGCTGGTATGCTGGTCAGCGACTCTGGTTTTGCCCCCCAATTGAGTAACCACCATGAGGGGAGCAGCGGTGATGTGATGAATGACCGCACGGAAGGGGATTCATCTGCAGGCGGGCTTCTCCCGAGCGGGCTGCATTACGGCGCGGAGCAGCAAGGGAGTATTGGAGTTGACTGCGGAGGGAACGCCGGAGAACTGGTGGACCCCTCTCGTAGTGACGCGGCCGAAGGGAAGACTCACCTAATGAACCTAAGAAGggcgaggaggagaagcacccCAATGAGTAGTGACCACCCAGTGGGTAGCGACCACCCTGTGAGCAGCGACCACCCTGTGAGCAGCGACCACCCCAGTGAGGTCCTCAAAAAAGACATCTCAAATTGCCCCCCCGTGAGAAACAGCACAATCGAGTTTGTAGATAATCCAAGGGGGTACAGAGTCCCATACGAGTACCAGTCGCAAGTATTTTATGAGCATTTTGAGGTGCCGCTAAATTCGCAAAAGGAATTTGAATTACAGCAGAGGTACTTTGCCTGCTTGTTCTCTTTGCACATTTTAGCTGTTGGGTGGAACACGAACAAGAATGCCCGCGTGGAGGACTACATGCAGGAGCTGTCCGACCCTGCCTTTCGACTTCTCGCCATGGGTGGTGTGGACAGCTGTGGGGATGCCCCAAGGCATGATGGGTCTCCTGCTAGTGAGAAGGGCAGACAGAGTGGACAGCTGGAAGGAAGGCTAACCGTGCTGAATCGCGGCGAATTACAGAACGGGGGATTCCTTACGTCTAACAGATTGGCAAATGAGACGAGCGGTGCAGACTATTGCTACTTCAACCCCGCGGGGGGTACAGCGGGTGGGTCCCTGATTAACGATGCCCTGAACGAGGCGCACCAGTTGGGACCACCGGGTGGTGAGCAGGAGGTGGGAGGCATGAGCAAGTATGAGTGTGAGCATCTCATGAGTGGTCCACATGGTGGGGGTGGTTTAAGCGGTTTTGGCGGTGTTAGCAGTTTGGGCGGCCTTGCCGGACCTGGCTATGCGTGCGCGCAGGGCGTCGGCGGCATGGGTGGGCCGTACAGCGCGTGCATGATGGGAAGCATAAACGGCACAGTAAACGCAGCAGTAAACGTCGCAGTAAACGCAGCAGTAAACGTCGAAGTAAACGCAGCAGTAAACGCCGCAGTTGGAGTGGATTACCAATTGGGGTCTGCGCATGGAAAGGACGCCGCGGCATGCTTGAACGGGGTGGACAGCAACCCGAGCGGAGTAAACGGAGCATGCGCCAACTCAGGAGAAGGAATGAACGACGTAAGAGGGGCCAATGCGGAGGGTCTGATGCTTCCCAATGTGAATTATCCTAACGGATTGAATTCAACGCATCTGCATGGAGAGCATATGGTGAACCCCAGCATGCACAGCAATGGTAATATGCCTTATGACCATGAGGGGGAGAGAAATTTAGAATACACGCAGAATTACATGTATAAGGTGAACCCGCTTAACATGAGCAACGTGGATGAGGCTTCCTATGAACATCCGTTAAGTAGGGATACCGCTTTGCCCTTCCACAAGGAGGTGACCATGGTGAATGGCTCCCCATGGGAAGGGAGAGAGGAAAACGAAGCCGCATTTGATGCAGCGAACACGGAAGTGGCTAACCATTACAATGGCTTTACTAACCAAGCGAATCATATCCCCATGGTGGGTGCCCAAGGAGAAGAGGGCTGCTACCCCAATCTGCAGAGTAGCATGGGAAAGAACAGCGAGTTAGACGCGTTAGCGGCATGCGGGAGGGATGACAATCCTTACGGTGTGGGAAGTGTTGAGTATGATGAAGTACCAATTGGAGGAAGGAGGGACGTGGCCAGTGGAGGGCAGTGCTCACTTGGAGATACTTCATATGTAGAGAGTGCCGACTTGTGTGTGAGAAAGGGAGGAGCGTTTGAAATGGTTGGAGAGGTGCACCACGGGCAAGGAGAGCAATCCCCTGTTAGGCAGCCCCCCGTGAGAGAAGTCCCCGCCAATGAGTACGACCTCGTGACGATTGGTGAAAAAGACGCACCGCCCCAAAGAATGGGCTACATAAATCTGCCATACGACAGGGGAGATGCACTGAACGGCGATAAGCTAAACTCGGAGGTGATGGAAGAACATGCAGAGGGTACTGGAAAAGGAGACTACCTCTACTATAGCGGATACAGCCATGCAGACAATGGCACCGGGATGCCAGAGCGAGACTTGCATAACTgtggtgaagaagccaaCTACAACACCGTTGCTAAATCAAATGACGAGTGTAGCAGTGGTAGCCCACACGGAAATGGAGAGTACTCCGTGCACGACAAGCCGCACTACGAATTTGGACACATGCTTCAGGTGTTTCCAAATTATGAGCAGCTGCAACGGGAAGGAAGCTGCCAGGATAACGTGGTTGATAGGCAGGCGCAGTCTCAGTTTGGCGACGCGCATTACCGGTTCGGCGTGTGCAGCGCGGGGGCTCAGCCGCCCACTGGAGAGGTGGTTCCCGGCCAGCAGCACACGGATGAGCTGAGCGGGAGCGGCAGCCAGAACGGAAGTCCTAGCGGAAGTCACAGCGGCAGCCAAAATGGCAGTCATATGGGCAGTCATAGGGACAGCCGTAATACCACCCCAAACAGCTACGACGACGTGGCGTACAACAGCTACTTTAAGAAGGCCAAGCTGACCTCCACGTCCATCTCCACCCCCTTGACGAACATGAAGGATATGAACAGCTACGAATATTTCGCCAGCAGGAAAATGATAGACAAGCTGAGGTCCACCTCAAATTCGAGCACCATAAACACGGAGTACCTCCCGAGCAACCTTTTAAATTCCATAAGCATGAACAACGTGTGTCTGTCGAATAATGTGAATGAGCAGGGGCAGAAGTAG